Within Thunnus thynnus chromosome 15, fThuThy2.1, whole genome shotgun sequence, the genomic segment ACCTGCATGTGCAGcatggtaaataaataataataattactgtGCAACAGCTGAGTCCAGTGTGATATCCACGATATCACACTGTATGTCTATGCATGACTAATACATAAATACTAGTCATTTACTGTTGCATAAAAGAGGGGAAACGTATCTTTTCGGCAGCTGAAAGTGCGCGTTTTGATTTAGTTCACCTGAAATTTGTCCCTGCACACATTTCCCATCCATGCTAACACTGCTGTGTGCATGCTGTCCATGCTGGAGTCACTAAAAAAGCAGCCTGGCGGCACGTTGACAGCAACAAGCCGGCCGGGCCACGCCGCGTCTTCCTACGTGAGGATGCCCAGAGCCTCCTCATAGATATTTACCTCGTCCAGTTGTCCGTGTAGGTTAACGTTAGTTGTCGCTGTGCCACCTCCGACAGAGCTAACGTTTTCCACTTCCACCGGCCCGCAACTGTGTGTGTCGGTGAGCTGCGTCTGCTGCCAGTGCTGCACGGATACTCATCCGAGCAGCATCCTCCGTCCACACACACCGCCGTAACAAAAGCTGTAGTCAAATATGGTGAGGTGATTTTTACGAGCGCACTCCGGAGATAAGTTATTTTGAGGTCCTGCTTTTGTCCCTTTCTTCCCTctattgaggaaaaaaaaatggcgCTCAAGTTCAGGATCTGACGTAGCTGCCCTCATTTGCATACAGAACCAACTGACCAATAGGAGGCTTCTGAGCCTAAAAACTATAtaactttttattcttttactcATACTGTCAGCCGCTGTTTCAAAGTGTCCTGGTGATGGATTTGTCATTCAGTTTCTGAGTTTCATGTTGTACCTGGCTTGTTAATTGGATTTTTGGGTTCTGCTACATATAGCTAGGTCTGGGGGCGTGGCTACTGCAACCCCTAGTGGTCGTCACGTGGTACATGACTAAGGCTGACCAATAAGCTGTCGAGAAAATGAGCTAAATGGGCGGTCCCTTTATTGTGACGTCATATCATGCTACTTTTTTTAGCCAATTACATTGATCCAGCAATTTGATGGGAGAAGGAGTGAAATTGATAGGTTATAAGTATTTTGGCTAGCATAGCTTAATGATAAATACGCAATAGGGGTatttactgattttaaaaaaacatttgataatATAGATAATACCGTCTAATTTCTTAATTACATACGTACATACGGTGCGAGAGGAGTAGTTCTAAACCAGTCAAGCCACTATTTAGATAACAGACAACAATATATACAGTTTGCTGGTAACACATCTGCGTGTATGAAGATTGAATGTGGAGTCCCACAAGGCTCAGTTTTGGGGCctaaacctttttattttgtatatcaATGACATATGTGAAGTGTCAAAGATattgcagtttgttttgttgtattagTTCAGGAGATGAATTAAACGCGTTAGCGGAAAGCATTGTAAATGTAATGGTTAAACTTAAAAGATGGtttgatgaaaataaattatcGTTAAATTTGAACAAAGCTAAGTTTATTGTTCGCTAatcaaaaaaaagatgaaaaagtaaaaaacaaaagtgtctaagaatttttctgttttaaacaaaagaaGGTATGTTAGATTACAAGGCAATGTGAATTCTGCACTGCCATATTTTAGTCAGTTTAGTTATTTTAGTTTGCGGAAGTTTGGGGCTAACATGTACGTGAGCAACATAAAGTCATTGTTTATATTACAGAAAAGAGCAGTACGAATGATTCATAAAGTGGATTCAAGAGAACACACCAACAGACTTTACTAAGTCagaatgaataatgaaattTAAGGATTTAGTTGAGTTACAGACATTATTAGTTACGTTCAGggcaaaaaacagaatattacCAGAAAATTTAcaaaagttgtttgtttttagttcaAAGGACGAGGACCATAGAaggaaatataattttaaacatCAGTGTGCGCGGACTACTTTACAGATGTGTATTTCAGTTGTTGGcaaaattagatttttcttCTCCCTGCTCTTTTTCAGTCATGGCATGTGTAAACTGAGTTGtatttttcatcataaatcacttttttttctttctggagCTGTGCATTGCCATGAGCGGAGCAAATAAGTGATGTAGATAAAACTTTTagcaaatacaaaaaagtaaACAGCTCTCCAAGGCAGAAGCTACACCCTACAGGCAGGACTGCTGACGGCTGACTGAGTTTCATGACATCATCTCTAAAGCCAAAGTAGTGAAGAAAGGGACCATTCATCGTGTGTTTCCCGCCTGTCAAACCAATAAGAGGTTATGCAATTAAATCAATTAGCCACCAATCAGAATCAACCACTTATAGTTCAATTCATACTTGAATCAAGAGTTACTCCTCCTGCATATATCTGCAAATCTATCAACTCTGTGTTGTAACTTCATCATTACAGTCTGTTTGCGAGTGTATGCTTTGTTCCTGGCAGACTAATGAATGGTTTactatttctttatttgaacacattttctgatctgaatCACATGCAGTAGCATAAGAAAGTACTATATGTGAATCCTGCACTGACCTATTAGCCTTATTCTCAATCTAAACACCACACACAGTCATCACTTCTCTCCAAATTTAAGCACAAGAAACTTAATTTTAGCTGTAGTAGCTCCTCTTACGgccatgttttcctttttcctctctcacaTACAAAACCCAAGAGATGTTTCAGTGGTCGTAAATAATTAACAACAAGAGAAATGTCAACCTGCAACAAATTTATCCAGCGGACATCAGTGAGGGTTTGATGGCTTCATTATGCTCACATTAAACATGTATGTATTAATTTTTACTTAATGCTGCTGAAGCTCAGAGTGAGAAATGAAGCTTCTATTTTCTAAAATATGTGGCACTGGTTGCGGGTAATTTGCATAACTACATTATAAACAATCAGGCTGGGAGAGAACACAAGCAGGTGAGATAAAGGTTACTCATTTAGGGACTCACTGTCAGGACAGGTACGGTAATTTTCCATACAGTAATGGAAATTACCCAAATTTTCCTGGTACTCTTTTCCCAGAAGACTGCTCTGTCATCCTCATCTGAATTTTCACCTCAACCTGtctttaattactgaattttaaGATTGCAAAAGGCTTCAAGAccatataaacaaacatatgCTGTAATGTACAGTGACAACAAGGTGGAGGAGGACTTGGCCGCTGAGCGCTTTAATAATTAGACTGTAATTGAAGTGTTTTAGCACTGTATATTGTATTTGTCATGAAAGCCCAAGAGTCTGGTTGGTTTCATTAcaacaaaacactgcagcagctcatttcACTGATTAAATACACTGAAGGTGCTGTGTACAGTCGTGTGATCGACCGCCTGAGTCCTCCTTCCTGAAAAATTAATGTGGAGGAAACCACATTAAGTCCTACAACAGAATTGAAATAAAACCACTTCCCTATTTCTTAATCGTTCCTTTCATAGATACATAGTGCAACTCAAAAATTGGattgtatgtttatgttattttgtgttgtgcCATACATCACTGTGTTGGTTTGTGCTGCAGTAATGTGCTATCATTTAATAAACATGGAcaaatttaattttctcttgGGGACAATAAAGGCTGTCATCTAAACATGAAAAACTCTGCCAGTCTACTAGTGGGATGAATGGGTCATTGAGGCCAGTAAAAGCTGATAAAACTGTACATTTAAGTTAAAACAGAGAACATAACTGTTATGACAATATTATTAACCAATGAaccattgtttctgttttgctcCATTTCTTCAggaagttttaatattttacagtgatgtgtgtgtgaaggtaaTCTTGATCATATAGAGAAATCTATTCTGTTTTACTGGTTTCATCAAGACATTAAAGTTTCATTCCTGGtggtaaatttaaaaaaaaaaaaaaaaaaaatcaaaactgaGCCTAAACTGTATGGATGGTAGTCTTTGAACTGTTTTACAGATGGTAACTACTGCACAGTCGCAGATCAGAAACATATGGTTGTGAATTATGTTGGCCAACAGTGAAGAGTTTATCCAGAACATGTGGTGAACATAAAAGAGCTGCCAGGAACCAGAAAACAAACGCCAAagatcacacatacacaagaaaatgatttctgtcagaaatgtattaaattaaTCACTTTCATTACTTTAACAAGCACAATTTACAGTCAAAAACAGGCTATGGTCCATTAGTGCTTTAGACAGCAAGTAATTAATACATTAGTCATTTTTCGACACACAAGGGCAGGATTCTTTAAAAACTGCAGTTAAGTCAGGTCACCTTTAATATTATTAGACATTTAGCTGTACAAGAGACTGTGCATGATGCCCCTCACACCTTTAGAGAGGCAAGAGGAAAATGTCTGCCATGTTATTTAACATATGCACGACCTCGGAGAGGTTTATGTACAACTAGCATGTCTTTCACTTGAGAGATAGACACATGTAGGTGTATACACCCACCACGTTAATTAAATTTATGTTTGAGCACTCTTCAGAAATGGCTCGTCTGCTGGTTTTTCAGATCCTGAGAAGACAAGGACTGATCCTTTGGCAAGACACACTAATCTGAGGATCTGAAACTCCAGGGCTGGGCTTTTAAATATCACAGTAGTTTTTTAACCTACAAAagattttgtgcattttaaacCAGATTAACCTCTTTCTAATAGAGGCAAGGCGTGCCTTAGGGTGTATGCAGCTTCTCTGCATTCAAGCTTTTAGCTCAatgtagagagaaaaaagaaaaccccACAGCAATTTCTTCATGCCTTTTGAGTAAAGGGAAACCACTGAGGTCACATATGGCAATCACGGCACACAAAATCCATGTAGcgttaaaaaaacacatcaatatcTTATCAGGAAAACACTGTTAGATGGGCCACAGCATAATACCTGGGCAAAACACACTTAAAGACGGAGCTTTCAACATGCCCCAGTAATAACTGAatccaataaataaaaatgtaatgaggTGAACTGCAATAAAGAAATAGGTTACATCATTGTCATAATATCATTTCAACTATGCAAAGTGAGGGTCTGAGGTACAGAATCCACACAAGGCATTGATTCTTTTAAACACTTCAAAATATAATCTACAGACAAAATGTATTGGTGTTGAACAGACACAGGATTTACACAACTGTCAACAAGTAATCAATAGAGCATGATTTAAATCAATTGTACATTTTGTAAACTGGATTTGATTTAGGAAACAAACCaccccaaacatgttttggggAGGTCCCATCTCCAGAGAGTCATCCATTTTGTTGCATAATGTCATTTGAGCTTGGGCTGGAGTTCTTTTAGCTGACAGGTTTTTTTAAAGAGTCCGTAAGAGGGAGGAGCAAAAATCAGAAGATTAACTTCCAGATAAAATTTTGGACAATTGAGGTATCAAACAACCAATTGTTTCCCATTTCAAGAGGTACAAAAGTCGAATTCCTGGAAGAAATATTAGGACACTGCATTTTCCAAGGTGGCTGGAATGTTGACTACATTTAGCCCCTTGTCCCAAACACCACTCTGACCCCTCTTCTCACATGGTGAAAGCAGAGGCTAAGGAGGATCTGTGCAATATAAGGACGGGACAGGGGCAGAAGAGTAGTTACGCACTGTACTGGACCATGGAGAAATTCTTCATGGCGCTGTCCAGTGCCACACCGGCCTCCTGCATTTCGTACCTGTGGGCAACACCAAGAACAAACAGAGTCAGTTCTCTCTAAATTCATCAACgttttattacatttgtatCAGCGGTGGACCTTTACATGCTAACTCACTCACGTACTCACCAGTCAGAGGTGGAGACAGTGTAGTAGACGGGCAGCTGGGGAGAGCCAGAGAGGCAGCTCAACTCCTCCAGACCGCACGCTCCCATGTTGGAGAAGAGAAGCCAGTCTCCCACACTGAGCTCAGGCAGCAGGCAGCGCTCCACCACCTGGTCCAGCTCGTCCAGTGACGGACCCCACAGGCTGCTGGGATACACCGCCTCGTCCGCACACAGCACATGCTGGATGGAAGAAACAATGTACCAAAATATGTTACAATCAGAAATGTCAGTGATTGCTCCTCCCTAAACACTTCTGTTACAATGAATGACGTCTCTACTGCACATGTGAAATTATACTGAGATATACAAAAATTATAACATAAGAGAAGAGCAACATATCTAGATGATTAGTCAGCAACTGAAGAAATgacacacagtacaaataccaatagaaatatttttttttctatcacaTACAGCACTGATGCATCATCATTTCAAACTGTATTCCTGTGGTAGctaacagctgtttttattgatatCCCAACCTCCATTGATTATTTGTTAGCAAGCTAACTAACACTGGATGGTCTCTGGTGTGTGGAAATAATCACAGCAGCTCTGAAGCACCAAAGCACCATTTCTACAtcacaagttgtttttgttcattttacacTGATCACCTGTTATTTAtgattacattattaattaacTATAGCTCCAGTTTTACGTAatgttgtgttgtttatgtCACTTTTAGTTGGTCTTGTTTGGTTGAGGTAAACAAAGCACAGAAGAGGAAATACTTTGGCAGGAAGGACGACTGGATAACAACCAGTTGTTTGTAAGTTGCCGTTAGCCTTTTTGTCAGATTATGTCACATCATTGGATGTAACAGTATATTTAAATACCCGGGCTTTGTATTGAAAAACCCAGGACCAATGTAAGCTCTTTATATGGGTCAATACAGTCCACCATGTAAAGAAACTCTGATCCTACTTCCTTAAAATACTCATAATGCATGACCCCGTTCCTGATTCAACGATAGCTTCTATCAGATCCTTCATTCAGTCCTGAATAGTGTTGACTCCCTTGGGTGGAGGCCTACTAACCTTGTGCACTGATGGGGCAGCGATGGAGTTTCCCAGCAGTTTGTGGCTGAATGGACCATAAACACCCTCATTCATGTAGTACAGGAACTCAGTATCCTCATTGTTTTCACCTGTGTAAGTAGATTGTGAAGTCAGAAATATAGAACATGCGGTTTAATCTGCAAACTGAGGAATCCAGAGTGGGACTTCTGATGGTTTTGTTATAATTATTCTACAGCCATGTGTAAAAACTGCAAATACAAGACCATAAACCATTCTGTACTTTGTAAGACAACAAATATTCACAGTCAGGAGTGAGAGGCAAATGTATTACAGTTAGATTTAACAGGGCTAGAGAGAATTAAAGAACTTGCCTTGAGGTAGGCTGTCCCAGTGGCGGGTCACCACCTTTTTGGCGATCACGTTGACAGCCAGGCTGAAAGCAGAGGCCACGTAGAAGCTGCCTGGCTGGGCCAACACTTGCACACCAGACAGTGGGGGGAAGTAAGCATCTAGCATGGGTCTGACTGCAGACTCAACCTATACAAAGAAACATGAAGTATGCACTCAGAGGTAGTTcccagatttaaaaaaaaacatggtgcaAGAACTTTACTTAAAGGCATTAAGTGCTTTTAAAGCTGAAATTCATAACTTTCTGCATATTGTTAGTAAGAGGcaataaatatgacatttgaGCTTCAAAAAGATGGCAGAGTAAGCAGAGTTGAAGGACGTGGAGATGTCCTTGAGTAAACAGGTCATGTCtttgattaatttgttgcaGACTAAAAAGAATGAAGTGGCATGGGAAGATGTACATTTTGCAATGTGTTATCTGTCTCTGCCTGCTGCACTGCACCAAATTTTACCTGTTTGAGCTGAAACTCTGAGCCAGTGAATCCACCTCCAATGTCcaggatgttcatgttaaagcCCAGGTCCACCTGTCAAGGCAAGGCAGTTTTATTaataaagcacatttcatacaaagaGGTAGATTCAAGGTGCTGCACAGAGAAGTTAAACCAACACAAGCAACCTGAACAGAGACAACAAACAATCAGTTGTTACCCTTAATtgcaaagacacaaaatataaaatggaaatCAAGTTGACTTATATCTACAAAATGCCTActcaatcattttaaaattcaagaTATTGTCCAGACAATATCAGTATTTGATGTCTGTTGTTGGTGTTCAGCATGCAAGGTGATAATCCAGATACTGGTATTCATCAGTTAATGGCAGTGAATGCACAACTTCAAAAATGTCTCTCTAAATTCAGTTATCACCTTAGACACATTTAATACTTGTTAGCAGATGTGTCATCAAGTCCCAAAACTTCAacttaattgttttgttttcaagagTACCAAAagtatcctgttttttttcttaatctgAACAGTCAACAGTACTCACCCCCATGTCAAACACACAGCGGGCGTCTGAGAGTGCATGGGTGTAGGCCTGTTGCAGGTCTTGGCAGGAGCTGGGGATGTGGAAGGTTACCCCCACCACCTGGACGCCCAGCTCCTTGGCTGCCTCCAGCAAGTGCCGACAGCTCTTCAGAGAAGAACCGAAGGCCATACTGGTCTCAGCTGCATGTGCTTCAGTGGTCAACTGCAGCAGCAACCTACgagaaacaaaagaacaacaacagaaaacataagACAAAAGCATTCTTCTAAGCAAGATCAATAATTCTGAGATACTGATTAACGTAAGTCAAGTATCTCTGGGCTTTTGACATCAACTTTAGACTGTTTTCAGAATGACCAAACTTTGAGATTACAACTAAGAAGTCAAACAGGAAATGCTCTATGGTGCCTCTAGAGGTCAGACACTCCACATGTCTATTTGTTCACTTACTTTGCACTCGGGTGGAGGCGGGAAATCTTGGACAACTCAGCCTCATTTTCGCAAACAAGGTGCTGGATGTTATTCTTGGCAGCGTGCTTGATATGCGCCAGCTGCTTGCAGACACCTGACAGAATGATGTTTTCGGGTGGCACGCCATGCTCCAGCACTAGGCTCACTTCAGCCTGGAGGAAGGAGGACACACACATTAGACACATTAATGCAGCAAAGTCTAAAAGCCTCATCAAAGCAATCAAAAAAAGGTACCAACTGTGTTGCATAAGTTGAAAGGATAATAGCCACCAGCTGACTAGTAATCAATTGAGTGCATTAGATGTAATTGCCTCTAGATGTTGAGTGCTTTCATAAGAGGATAAAGCATTACACagtttcaaaataaataaaagctatgTGGGAATTTGTATCCGTTAAGGTGAAAGCTTACTTTGTTGGTGCAGACAAAGCCCAGGCCCAAGGAGGCCAGCACCTCGATGACTGCAGGGCTGCTGTTGCACTTGACTGGGAAGTAAGGCTGCAACTGTGGCACTGTGCTCTGCCAGCATACATGCTGCTGCATCAGAGCACCGAGGTCACCCACCACGAACGCACTCTTCTCCACCTGGGAACACAAGAGAAAGTAACGGTTGGAGTACATGAAGAGTACGCAAAGCAACTTCTATTATGAATATATTATTGAAAAGTCTTGGTGTAAAGAGTAAATAAGAGATATATGAGATACATGTGCGAGTGACACAGTGTCTTTTAAAGCATTTTGGTAATTTCACCCACTGACCAGAGCCTGCTCGCAGATGTGTCCGTCA encodes:
- the azin1b gene encoding antizyme inhibitor 1b — translated: MKGLADTPSYIIELLEGGVTLEDVIDGHICEQALVEKSAFVVGDLGALMQQHVCWQSTVPQLQPYFPVKCNSSPAVIEVLASLGLGFVCTNKAEVSLVLEHGVPPENIILSGVCKQLAHIKHAAKNNIQHLVCENEAELSKISRLHPSAKLLLQLTTEAHAAETSMAFGSSLKSCRHLLEAAKELGVQVVGVTFHIPSSCQDLQQAYTHALSDARCVFDMGVDLGFNMNILDIGGGFTGSEFQLKQVESAVRPMLDAYFPPLSGVQVLAQPGSFYVASAFSLAVNVIAKKVVTRHWDSLPQGENNEDTEFLYYMNEGVYGPFSHKLLGNSIAAPSVHKHVLCADEAVYPSSLWGPSLDELDQVVERCLLPELSVGDWLLFSNMGACGLEELSCLSGSPQLPVYYTVSTSDWYEMQEAGVALDSAMKNFSMVQYSA